The genomic DNA AGTCGTTTTACTGGCTATGTCAAGCTATCTGTTTGATTTAGACCTAACGCCATATTATGACCGTAAGGCATATGGACAGAAAGTGGCTCAAGGCGATTTCATTCCAGATAAACAGGTTGATCTTAGCAAAGGATACTCAGCTGAGGATCCTAGTAGAAATGAAGATGCCAAAAATCCACTATTTGACGAAAAACTAGAACCTGACGGTGGGTTGTCGAGACTCACTGAGACGGACAAGCGAGTACCAGCAACTTTAATGTCACTGGTTCGCAATAAAGAAGCAGATGATCTTATGGCCACTATTGTTCAAATAGAAAGTGCctttaataataaattcaATTATCCGTGGACATTTTTCAATGATGAGGAGTTCACCGAAGATTTCAAAACATCGGCTCTGGCAGCCACTGGCGGTAACTGTACATTTGTCAAAATTGAACCAGAAGACTGGATGGAGCCTAGTTGGATTGATGTCGATAAAGCAAGAGAACTGGGTATTAAAATGAAGAATAAAGACGATGTTCAATATGCGGATTTGCCTTCGTATCATAGAATGTGCAGATGGAATTCTGGTCGCTTCTTTATGAATCCTGCTCTCGACAATTACGATTATTACTGGCGAGTGGAGCCTAAAACCGATTTCTACTGTGACATCGATTACGACATATTTGCATATATGAAAGAAAATGACAAAGTATACGGATTCGTCATTAACCTATACGACTCTCCTCAATCCATCCGCACCTTGtggccaacaacaaaagagTTTTTTGAACAGAACCCTGAATACCTGCACCCCAATAATGCCCTCCAGTGGGTCGTCAATACTGGGCGCGAGGGTCATACTAAAAAGGCCAATGGATACTCCACTTGCCACTTTTGGAGTAACTTCGAGATAGGAAGTCTGGAGTTTTTCCGGTCCAAACCTTATCAAGACTACTTCGACTTCCTTGACAAAAACGGCGGTTTCTTCTACGAACGTTGGGGTGATGCCCCAGTGCACAGCCTGGGACTGGCTATGATGGCCGACAAGTCCAAAATCCACTATTTCAAGGACATTGGCTATCAGCATTTCCCGTATTTCAACTGTCCAGCTTCGCCGAAATGTAAAGGTTGCGACGCTGGCAAGTTCACCGGTATCGACTCGCTCAACACTGAGAGCTGTATGTCGGAATGGTTCAAGGCCGCTGGCACGGGCTGAACTGTATACATCTGATAGTGAATAGAAAATCTAAATTCCGTaattctgcctccggcggctggagctCCGTTCCAaaccccgtggctcctgcttcgcaggagatctCTAGTGTCAGCAGTTGCTCTTGTAATATGCGAGAAATTGAGGTTTGTATATCTATCTATAAATTTACAGAGTGACTCTCCAGCGCTTGACGGTAGCGTCGTTTCCGGCACTTGCAAAAGTCGAATCAGATGTCCAAAGGACAGAGTTGATGCCGTCTTTGTGCGCACCAAGGTACTTGATATTCTTCCCAGGATTGGCAACTGAATAGATAATGATATTGGTGTCAGCAGAGCCAGCAACGACGTGGCTACCCGATGGGTGCCAGTGAATACTGGTCACACGACTTGTGTGAAAGGCCCATCTGCCAGTAACCACAGACTGGTCAGGAATGCTGTACAAGGTGATTTTACCAGATGCGTCTCCAGCAGCGAGATACTCACCATCAGGAGAAAAGGCTAAATAGGTAACAGCAGAACGCAGAGGAGCAAGCTTTACACTATTTGACACACTTAAATCGCGATTGAACAAGTGAATGGAATTGTCAGAAGACCCAACTGCGACAAGTGACTTGCTAACAGAAACAGCCTGAGCTGGAAACTCAAGCGAGGTGTTGAATGCCAGCTGCTTACCATTGTCAAAAACTTGAATGTAACTCTCACCAACAACGGCAATAATTCCATCTGAACCTGAAGCAACAGCCTTAGGCTGACCAAATAGAGAGACGGAGGAATCTGAACCAACCCGTTTAAGCGTGTCATCCCATCCTACCGACCAAAGATGTTCTCCATCTGACACGATTCCAACAACTGGTCCATCATGAGAATGAACAGAGCTGCTGGCTGTGATGTCAGAGGCATCCCAGTGGACAATCTTGCCGTCATAAGAACCACTGACCAAAGGCTTCGAAGGTCCAGACGATGCCAAACTAGTAATAGTCTTCTGATGACCAGTCACTGTTTTGACTGGTTTGTCAGAAGATTCTTGAAGATAGTTGAGATCACCACTGTAGGAAAGAGAAATAATATACTCACCAGCAAATACAACTCCGACTTGATGATTCTCCAAACCAGCTGGAAAAGACCAAGTTTTCAGGACCTTCTTATCAGCCACACTCCACAACTTGACAGTTTGATCAGCTGATGCGGTAGCAAATTTCGACGAATCTGGTGACCAAGCTACCGAGAAAATACTGCCCTTGTGACCATTACTTTCGTCTTCGACAAAAGACAAAAACTCACCAGTCTTTCCCTCGTAAAGTGCGATTTTACGGTCAGAGCCGACTGATACAATAAACTCGCCGTTTGGTGAGAATTGAGCATCCTGCACAAAATTGGTATGCTTATCTTGGTGAGAAAGGGAAAATTGGAAAGGAGGTCCCTGATAAAAGACTAAACGAGCATCGTCTCCTACAGTAACTGCTCTATATGGACGCACGGGACGAATTGATACAGCATTGACCACTGCAGAATGACCAGCAATAGATCCAACTGTATTTCCAGAATCAGCTGTGAAACAATGGCCGTACTTTTCTTTGCCATCTCCTACAGCAATTATTCTCTGACTATCAGCATCCCAAGCAAGGTCATTAATACGGCCCTGAATAACCTGATACTCGCCTTTAGCGACCATATCCTCACCTACCACATCCCATACTTTTACatttccagcagcatcacCCGAGGCGATATAAAATCCACTTGGTGAGAACTTGGCTACCGTAGTTGGATGGGCATGATTGGTGTACTGAATTGAATTCTCAGGTTCGTCAACCGATCGAATGTGAATAGACTTGTTTGCAGCATACGCGATTCGCTTCGACTTGACATCATACGACAAATGCACTCCTGTACCGCGGTTTGTAGCAGGCTGTGCTGCCCAAATAGACtctataaatatttattagctTTCAATTCCTCGATCGAACCAGTTTAAAACCGTTTCACCCCCTACTTCAACCTCACCAGAGTCCGATTAGAGTTCCAAGGGTTAAttcaatctcctgcgaaaAAGGAGCCACGCACggatctggggcagagccttagccaccggaggcatttttcacttcaGCCAAGCTCAATTGCTGGGATAATAACCTACCTTGTGTAATGGTCATTGTGTGATGGATAGTTTGTTTACGTGAGTAGCTTCACAGCTCTCACAAGCAATGCGACCAGATATGCATTAATGCACGGCTCGGGAATTTCAAGCGACTTTTAAGCAGTTGGAACCAGTCCGAGACTGAACAAATGGGGTTTGAAGCTGAGCTCAGACACCATAGGCAATGTGTGAGTGACTTAAGAGAAAAAATTAGTATAAAAAAACTCTATAGATTCCCCAGATTATGGGCCATTTGAACGACGTGATAGTCGATTGTGTTTCAACGTATGGGCCGTGACGACGCGGTGGGTCGCAGGCATTTCCGATTTTAAGATCCGTAAAACGACGCAGTGGGTCGCCGGTATAGTCAATTGCAAGCCTAGAACGATGATTTCTAATCAGTCGCTGGCTGTTATGCCTATTAGTTCAACTAGGTACCCATCCTAGGACTATGATAGGTCTTTCCACATATTTGCCTTTGTCAGAAGGACTTTTTCAGACTGGTTGCCCGATGAGAGAGCTGATAAATTCAACCAAGAATTACCTAACGCATGCTTCACTACGATGCCTTTTAGATTTCCCGCAAAAGGTCTTACTAAGGATTAAATCCCACGggtttgaatttgttggCCCACTTCAAACCAACTTAACGTATAATTCACACGGAGCTCAAAGGACTT from Sugiyamaella lignohabitans strain CBS 10342 chromosome D, complete sequence includes the following:
- the KTR4 gene encoding Ktr4p (Putative mannosyltransferase involved in protein glycosylation; member of the KRE2/MNT1 mannosyltransferase family of type II membrane proteins with a short cytoplasmic N-terminus, a membrane-spanning region and a highly conserved catalytic lumenal domain; GO_component: GO:0005794 - Golgi apparatus [Evidence ISS] [PMID 7975899]; GO_component: GO:0016021 - integral component of membrane [Evidence IEA]; GO_component: GO:0016020 - membrane [Evidence IEA,IEA,IEA]; GO_function: GO:0000030 - mannosyltransferase activity [Evidence IEA]; GO_function: GO:0000030 - mannosyltransferase activity [Evidence ISS] [PMID 7975899]; GO_function: GO:0016740 - transferase activity [Evidence IEA]; GO_function: GO:0016757 - transferase activity, transferring glycosyl groups [Evidence IEA]; GO_process: GO:0097502 - mannosylation [Evidence IEA]; GO_process: GO:0006487 - protein N-linked glycosylation [Evidence ISS] [PMID 7975899]; GO_process: GO:0006486 - protein glycosylation [Evidence IEA]), which produces MLVRYLRRPIAIIGLFSVVVLLAMSSYLFDLDLTPYYDRKAYGQKVAQGDFIPDKQVDLSKGYSAEDPSRNEDAKNPLFDEKLEPDGGLSRLTETDKRVPATLMSLVRNKEADDLMATIVQIESAFNNKFNYPWTFFNDEEFTEDFKTSALAATGGNCTFVKIEPEDWMEPSWIDVDKARELGIKMKNKDDVQYADLPSYHRMCRWNSGRFFMNPALDNYDYYWRVEPKTDFYCDIDYDIFAYMKENDKVYGFVINLYDSPQSIRTLWPTTKEFFEQNPEYLHPNNALQWVVNTGREGHTKKANGYSTCHFWSNFEIGSLEFFRSKPYQDYFDFLDKNGGFFYERWGDAPVHSLGLAMMADKSKIHYFKDIGYQHFPYFNCPASPKCKGCDAGKFTGIDSLNTESCMSEWFKAAGTG
- the AIP1 gene encoding Aip1p (Actin cortical patch component; interacts with the actin depolymerizing factor cofilin; inhibits elongation of aged ADP-actin filaments decorated with cofilin to maintain a high level of assembly-competent actin species; required to restrict cofilin localization to cortical patches; contains WD repeats; protein increases in abundance and relocalizes from cytoplasm to plasma membrane upon DNA replication stress; GO_component: GO:0030479 - actin cortical patch [Evidence IEA]; GO_component: GO:0030479 - actin cortical patch [Evidence IDA] [PMID 10366597]; GO_component: GO:0005884 - actin filament [Evidence IDA] [PMID 23333351]; GO_component: GO:0005737 - cytoplasm [Evidence IEA]; GO_component: GO:0005737 - cytoplasm [Evidence IDA] [PMID 11914276]; GO_component: GO:0005737 - cytoplasm [Evidence IDA] [PMID 22842922]; GO_component: GO:0005856 - cytoskeleton [Evidence IEA,IEA]; GO_component: GO:0043332 - mating projection tip [Evidence IDA] [PMID 19053807]; GO_component: GO:0005634 - nucleus [Evidence IDA] [PMID 11914276]; GO_function: GO:0003779 - actin binding [Evidence IEA]; GO_function: GO:0003779 - actin binding [Evidence IPI] [PMID 7719850]; GO_process: GO:0030042 - actin filament depolymerization [Evidence IGI,IPI] [PMID 10366597]; GO_process: GO:0051016 - barbed-end actin filament capping [Evidence IMP] [PMID 23333351]; GO_process: GO:0006970 - response to osmotic stress [Evidence TAS] [PMID 10652251]), which encodes MVAKGEYQVIQGRINDLAWDADSQRIIAVGDGKEKYGHCFTADSGNTVGSIAGHSAVVNAVSIRPVRPYRAVTVGDDARLVFYQGPPFQFSLSHQDKHTNFVQDAQFSPNGEFIVSVGSDRKIALYEGKTGEFLSFVEDESNGHKGSIFSVAWSPDSSKFATASADQTVKLWSVADKKVLKTWSFPAGLENHQVGVVFAGEYIISLSYSGDLNYLQESSDKPVKTVTGHQKTITSLASSGPSKPLVSGSYDGKIVHWDASDITASSSVHSHDGPVVGIVSDGEHLWSVGWDDTLKRVGSDSSVSLFGQPKAVASGSDGIIAVVGESYIQVFDNGKQLAFNTSLEFPAQAVSVSKSLVAVGSSDNSIHLFNRDLSVSNSVKLAPLRSAVTYLAFSPDGEYLAAGDASGKITLYSIPDQSVVTGRWAFHTSRVTSIHWHPSGSHVVAGSADTNIIIYSVANPGKNIKYLGAHKDGINSVLWTSDSTFASAGNDATVKRWRVTL